One segment of Salvia splendens isolate huo1 chromosome 20, SspV2, whole genome shotgun sequence DNA contains the following:
- the LOC121780718 gene encoding 40S ribosomal protein S5-like, whose amino-acid sequence MEVAVPAVVDEVQEKSGSEIMLFNRWSYDGVEVSDISVEDYITATASKRPIYMPHTAGRYQARRFRKAQCPIVERLTNSLMMHGRNNGKKLMAVRIIKHAMEIIHLLTDQNPIQIIVDAVINSGPREDATRIGSAGVVRRQAVDISPLRRVNQAIYLLTTGARESSFRNVKTIAECLADELINAAKGSSNSYAIKKKDEIERVAKANR is encoded by the exons ATGGAGGTCGCCGTCCCCGCCGTAGTAGATGAAGTTCAGGAAAAAAGCGGCAGCGAGATCATGCTCTTCAACCGGTGGTCTTACGACGGAGTTGAG GTCAGTGACATTTCTGTGGAGGATTACATTACTGCAACTGCTTCAAAGCGCCCAATCTACATGCCCCACACTGCTGGGAGGTACCAGGCTCGGCGGTTCAGAAAGGCCCAGTGCCCCATTGTTGAAAGGCTGACCAACTCCCTCATGATGCACGGAAGAAACAATGGCAAAAAGCTCATGGCCGTCCGCATTATCAAGCATGCTATGGAGATCATCCACTTGCTAACTGACCAGAACCCAATTCAAATCATTGTTGATGCTGTCATCAACAG TGGCCCAAGAGAAGATGCAACCAGGATTGGTTCTGCTGGTGTTGTGAGACGCCAAGCAGTTGATATCTCACCTCTTCGTCGTGTTAACCAAGCTATATACCTCCTGACAACTGGTGCCAGAGAGAGTTCCTTCAGGAACGTCAAAACCATCGCTGAATGCCTTGCTGATGAGCTCATCAATGCTGCTAAAGGATCATCTAACAG CTATGCCatcaagaagaaggatgaaaTCGAGAGGGTGGCCAAGGCCAATCGTTAA
- the LOC121781839 gene encoding cytochrome c, producing MASFDEAPPGNKAVGEKIFKTKCAQCHTVDKGAGHKQGPNLNGLFGRQSGTTAGYSYSAANKNMAVIWEEKTLYDYLLNPKKYIPGTKMVFPGLKKPQDRADLIAYLKESTA from the exons ATGGCGTCGTTTGATGAAGCGCCGCCTGGAAACAAGGCCGTCGGAGAGAAGATTTTCAAGACCAAGTGCGCTCAGTGCCACACCGTCGATAAAGGAGCTGGCCACAAACAAG GGCCTAACCTGAATGGTCTCTTCGGAAGGCAGTCTGGAACTACAGCTGGTTACTCCTACTCTGCTGCTAACAAGAACATGGCTGTCATTTGGGAAGAGAAGACTCTCTATGATTACTTGTTGAATCCCAAGAAG TATATCCCTGGCACTAAGATGGTTTTCCCAGGATTGAAGAAGCCTCAGGACCGTGCAGATCTCATTGCATACCTGAAGGAGTCCACTGCTTAA
- the LOC121782423 gene encoding protein FATTY ACID EXPORT 2, chloroplastic-like isoform X1, producing MGELLAFSQSTLLLLPRSPICYSRNHHLLTCFSLSSLSVTTPPSTHLSKRLSNFPTSNSGWNQCSWRTVPGVVSDSKVPTTFTVDSAGEGIDILPDSGGSDDSIGGGGGNGGGGGGGGNDGDNGDGQNEDQSHEKKGGMSMFQKLTLGYAALVGFGGAMGYLKGGSQKSLIAGGVSASVLLFVYAMLPSNPFLASSVGLLLSASLLGVMGLRFKKSGKIFPTGVVSFVSLVMTGGYFHGILRGLH from the coding sequence ATGGGAGAACTCTTGGCATTTTCTCAGTCAACTCTGCTGTTACTACCCCGGTCTCCCATATGCTATTCAAGGAATCATCATCTTCTCACCTGTTTCAGCCTGTCATCACTATCAGTAACTACACCACCCAGCACTCACCTGTCAAAAAGGCTTAGCAACTTTCCCACGTCTAACAGTGGGTGGAACCAGTGTTCTTGGAGGACTGTGCCTGGAGTCGTCTCAGATTCCAAGGTGCCTACCACCTTTACAGTTGATTCAGCTGGGGAAGGCATTGATATTCTACCAGACTCTGGTGGATCCGATGACAGCattggtggaggtggtggcaacggtggtggtggtggaggtggtggcaATGACGGTGATAATGGAGATGGGCAAAATGAAGATCAAAGCCATGAGAAAAAGGGAGGCATGTCGATGTTCCAGAAACTGACACTAGGCTACGCTGCCTTAGTTGGATTCGGTGGAGCAATGGGATATCTCAAGGGTGGAAGCCAGAAGTCACTAATTGCGGGTGGAGTGTCCGCATCAGTGCTGCTTTTTGTCTACGCAATGCTTCCATCAAACCCTTTTCTCGCATCTTCAGTCGGTCTTCTTCTCTCTGCTTCTCTTCTTGGAGTGATGGGACTGCGTTTCAAGAAGTCAGGGAAGATCTTTCCAACTGGCGTGGTCTCTTTTGTTTCGCTAGTCATGACTGGGGGCTATTTCCATGGAATTCTTCGTGGTCTACACTGA
- the LOC121782423 gene encoding cold-inducible RNA-binding protein-like isoform X2, whose amino-acid sequence MARRVSSELFVSRLSFYITTGELEKLFSPFGLIEQVRLVKDPRTQRPKGFGFVKYAREIDAKNALKAMNGRVVNSRLIFVELAKTTNPAETSS is encoded by the exons ATGGCTAGAAGAGTTTCTTCAGAGCTGTTTGTAAGCA GGTTGTCGTTTTACATAACTACTGGAGAATTGGAGAAGCTTTTCTCGCCCTTTGGTTTAATTGAACAAG TAAGGCTTGTCAAAGATCCTAGGACCCAAAGGCCTAAAGGTTTCGGTTTTGTCAAATATGCACGTGAGATAGATGCTAAAAATGCACTCAAGGCTATGAATGGCAGG GTGGTGAATAGCCGGTTGATTTTTGTAGAATTAGCAAAAACTACAAATCCCGCAGAAACATCTTCCTGA
- the LOC121782422 gene encoding tubulin-folding cofactor E-like, with amino-acid sequence MQNSSDPTRVGQRVHFAGQPRRVGTVRYVGPVEGYGGDWVGVDWDADGQGKHDGSHNGVRYFTARGLHTASFVRSHNLSSGVSLLEAFETRYRAQSTKEEEDEMYVLSARNKKVTVELLGKHQIEDKFSRFEELTSASLSYLGVSFPGPRDKISSTLPNLKELDLTGNLLSDWNDISIICEGLPALTALNLSNDSMSPVILCMPQLSNIRILVLNQTGVLWDQVEALKDALPQVEELHLMGNHIRKITPMSSDFVQGFDTLRLLNLDNNCISTWDEIVKFSQIRRLEQLLLNNNNLNRISYPDCGKLDQPSNECGNGSQERSSIPFKSLRSLYLGGNNIEDLPSLDSLNSFPNLMDIRLSGNPVADVGKGGVARFVIIARIAKMELHNGSQVGPREREDSEIRYVRLVMSKCNGDLEEIRRLHPRFYELKKIHGLDDERPTTEASGPQKMASGLISISLKCVGASMGEKTPLVKKLPSTATVGKLKNLCLSFFKLKSVKPILFLKEEDSLLPILLEDDMATLVELGVGNDSTILVDELP; translated from the exons ATGCAGAACTCAAGCGATCCGACCCGGGTGGGGCAGCGGGTGCACTTTGCTGGGCAGCCTAGAAGAGTCGGAACGGTGAGGTACGTGGGCCCCGTGGAGGGTTACGGCGGTGATTGGGTGGGAGTCGATTGGGATGCCGACGGCCAAGGCAAGCACGACGGATCGCACAATGGAGTCAGATACTTCACGGCGAGGGGCCTTCATACGGCGTCGTTCGTGCGATCTCACAATCTCAGCTCCGGCGTCTCGCTCTTGGAAGCATTCGAAACTCGCTATCGAGCTCAATCGactaaagaagaagaag ATGAGATGTATGTCCTTTCTGCAAGAAACAAAAAGGTGACCGTTGAGCTTCTTGGGAAACACCAAATCGAAGACAAATTTAGTCGGTTTGAGGAGTTGACTAGTGCATCCTTGTCTTATTTGGGGGTCAGTTTTCCTGGACCTAGGGACAAGATCAGTTCGACATTACCTA ATCTTAAAGAGCTGGACTTGACTGGAAACCTACTTTCTGATTGGAAT GATATCAGCATCATCTGTGAAGGATTACCTGCTCTAACCGCACTTAATCTATCCAATGATTCCATGTCACCTGTTATACTTTGCATGCCCCAACTAAGCAACATTCGCATTTTAGTCTTGAACCAAACTGGAGTCCTTTGGGATCAG GTGGAAGCTCTAAAGGATGCACTCCCACAAGTGGAAGAGCTACATCTCATGGGAAATCATATCAGAAAAATAACG CCAATGTCTTCAGATTTTGTCCAAGGTTTTGATACCCTACGACTGCTTAACCTTGATAACAATTGTATATCAACGTGGGATGAGATCGTAAAATTCTCCCAGATACGCAG ACTGGAGCAGCTCCTTTTGAACAACAATAATTTGAATCGCATCTCGTACCCTGATTGTGGTAAACTGGATCAACCATCCAATGAATGTGGCAATGGGTCTCAAGAAAGGAGTAGTATACCTTTCAAGAGTTTGCGTAGCCTTTATCTTG GGGGCAACAACATTGAAGACCTGCCATCTCTTGATTCACTCAACTCATTCCCTAACTTGATG GATATTAGACTTTCTGGGAATCCAGTTGCAGATGTAGGGAAAGGTGGAGTTGCTAGATTTGTCATTATTGCTCGTATAGCAAAAATGGAATTGCATAATGGAAGTCAG GTTGGTCCTCGAGAACGAGAGGACTCTGAAATTAG GTACGTTCGTTTGGTCATGTCAAAGTGTAATGGTGACCTGGAAGAAATTAGGAGACTCCATCCCAG GTTTTATGAGCTTAAAAAGATCCATGGACTTGATGATGAAAGACCAACAACAGAGGCATCGGGCCCTCAAAAGATGGCTTCTGGATTGATTT CTATTTCCTTAAAATGTGTTGGAGCATCGATGGGCGAGAAGACCCCTCTTGTTAAAAAGCTGCCTTCTACTGCCACG GTTGGAAAGCTGAAGAACTTATGCTTGAGTTTCTTCAAGTTAAAATCCGTCAAGCCTATACTTTTTCTTAAAGAAGAG GATTCACTCTTACCTATATTGCTTGAAGATGACATGGCAACCCTTGTTGAGCTTGGGGTTGGCAACGATTCCACCATTCTTGTAGACGAGCTGCCCTAA
- the LOC121782345 gene encoding far upstream element-binding protein 3-like isoform X2, which produces MADESVITPSEASPVASAGDGHKRKLEDFDAPEVVTESENSSDREAVKNGSQEEGNGGVDESETKRPRLESNGDNVAEADESVPQNGHTEDEPEEEEDPEEDPEEEPKEEKEDEPKEKSELPEIEDTNGQSVEAQELVEKPLETATEETAPNDNEKTDIGSVGEAGQPNEESDVEPSSLPREGDVPVESADRQPGSDTILSRKMEVPNDKVGVLIGKAGDTIRSLQDNSGAKIQIVRDADADPRAVSRPLELVGTLESINRAERLIKDVIAEADAGGSPSLVARGFRTDQAASGGEQLEIQVPIEKVGLIIGKGGETIRNLQTRSGARIQLIQPNGAEDQSSEKMVRVTGNKKQIETAREMIKEVMNQTVRPSPLSGGYNQQGYRPRGPIAQQWGPRGSHHAYFSGYDYPHRGLYPSQSSQYPPPSYGKYAPPQAPRGNFGPSWEQRPPASMHGPPQGSYNYGQQHGPDYSHSAPYPQAPSQHYGHGYNDAKYDHPASAQHYGHMNSQPTPYAPGGAHSGYGNQDQYGKPPMYGQAPHSQPYTQPRPTQPGEVPYQGPGSATQPYGQNIPSQQSYHYGSNAPMQQSYPPYGGTTDGYGHPPATASASAYPPQGGQPGYGQPGAQQPPAYSQSTPAATGYGSYPTAQPGYAEQPAANNTTYGYQGPTDEAYVAAAPATAAYPATATGQSGYAQTQPTYDQSGGYGNVPPAAAAYGTSASPQAAYQQYDSSQMYGAHR; this is translated from the exons ATGGCTGATGAGAGCGTGATCACGCCGTCAGAAGCTAGCCCCGTAGCATCCGCCGGAGATGGCCACAAGAGGAAGCTCGAAGATTTTGACGCTCCTGAGGTTGTTACGGAGTCCGAGAACAGCTCGGATCGTGAAGCGGTGAAGAACGGATCGCAGGAGGAGGGGAATGGCGGTGTTGATGAATCTGAGACTAAACGGCCCCGTTTGGAGAGCAATGGGGATAATGTTGCCGAAGCTGATGAATCAG TTCCACAAAATGGACACACGGAAGATGAAcctgaagaggaagaggatcctGAAGAGGATCCTGAGGAGGAACCTAAAGAGGAGAAAGAAGACGAACCTAAAGAAAAGTCTGAGCTGCCTGAAATTGAGGATACTAACGGCCAGTCTGTTGAGGCCcaagaacttgttgaaaaacCTCTTGAGACAGCCACTGAAGAAACAGCTCCTAATGACaatgagaaaactgatattggAAGTGTTGGAGAAGCAGGACAACCAAATGAAGAATCTGACGTAGAGCCATCCAGTCTTCCGAGAGAAGGGGATGTTCCAGTTGAGTCTGCTGACAGGCAGCCAGGTTCAGATACAATACTGTCGCGCAAAATGGAGGTTCCTAATGACAAG GTTGGAGTTCTTATAGGCAAGGCAGGGGATACAATTCGTTCCCTGCAGGATAATTCTGGTGCGAAAATTCAGATTGTGAGGGATGCAGATGCCGATCCACGAGCTGTATCTAGGCCTTTGGAACTAGTTGGAACCTTGGAAAGTATAAACCGGGCAGAAAGGTTGATAAAGGACGTGATTGCAGAG GCTGATGCTGGAGGGTCTCCCTCACTTGTTGCTCGAGGATTCAGGACTGATCAGGCTGCCAGTGGTGGCGAGCAACTTGAAATTCAAGTCCCAATTGAAAAG GTCGGTTTAATCATTGGGAAGGGTGGAGAAACAATCAGAAACTTGCAAACAAGATCTGGAGCTCGCATTCAG CTAATACAACCAAATGGCGCTGAAGACCAATCTAGTGAGAAGATGGTCCGTGTGACTGGTAACAAGAAGCAGATTGAGACTGCAAGAGAAATGATTAAAGAAGTTATGAATCAG ACTGTAAGACCATCACCTCTCTCTGGAGGATACAACCAGCAGGGATATCGTCCACGTGGGCCTATTGCTCAACAGTGGGGACCAAGGGGCTCTCATCATGCCTATTTTTCTGGTTACGACTACCCACACAGAGGACTATATCCTTCTCAGAGTTCACAATATCCTCCTCCATCATACGGTAAATACGCTCCCCCACAGGCTCCAAGAGGCAACTTCGGTCCAAGCTGGGAGCAAAGACCTCCAGCATCTATGCATGGACCTCCTCAG GGCAGTTACAATTACGGGCAGCAGCATGGCCCAGATTACAGTCATTCAGCCCCTTACCCTCAAGCACCTTCACAGCACTATGGACATGGGTATAATGATGCTAAATATGATCATCCTGCTTCAGCACAACATTATGGCCACATGAACTCTCAGCCAACACCGTATGCTCCAGGTGGTGCACACTCAGGTTACGGTAATCAGGACCAGTACGGTAAGCCACCCATGTACGGACAAGCACCTCATTCTCAGCCCTATACTCAACCTAGGCCTACTCAACCTGGAGAAGTGCCTTACCAAGGTCCTGGTTCAGCCACTCAACCATACGGTCAGAACATACCGTCTCAGCAGTCTTACCACTACGGGTCAAATGCACCTATGCAACAAAGCTATCCTCCATACGGGGGTACCACTGACGGATATGGCCATCCACCTGCCACAGCATCTGCTTCTGCATATCCTCCTCAAGGTGGTCAGCCTGGGTATGGTCAGCCAGGAGCTCAACAGCCACCTGCATATTCTCAATCAACACCTGCAGCAACAGGTTACGGTTCGTACCCCACTGCTCAACCTGGTTATGCCGAGCAACCAGCTGCCAATAATACAACATACGGGTATCAAGGCCCGACAGATGAGGCCTATGTTGCTGCTGCCCCAGCCACAGCAGCTTATCCCGCAACTGCTACTGGACAGTCTGGTTATGCTCAAACTCAGCCTACATATGATCAGTCTGGTGGCTATGGAAATGTGCCTCCAGCAGCAGCTGCTTATGGAACGAGTGCGTCACCCCAGGCTGCATATCAACAATATGATTCTAGTCAGATGTACGGTGCACATCGCTGA
- the LOC121782345 gene encoding far upstream element-binding protein 3-like isoform X1, whose amino-acid sequence MADESVITPSEASPVASAGDGHKRKLEDFDAPEVVTESENSSDREAVKNGSQEEGNGGVDESETKRPRLESNGDNVAEADESAVPQNGHTEDEPEEEEDPEEDPEEEPKEEKEDEPKEKSELPEIEDTNGQSVEAQELVEKPLETATEETAPNDNEKTDIGSVGEAGQPNEESDVEPSSLPREGDVPVESADRQPGSDTILSRKMEVPNDKVGVLIGKAGDTIRSLQDNSGAKIQIVRDADADPRAVSRPLELVGTLESINRAERLIKDVIAEADAGGSPSLVARGFRTDQAASGGEQLEIQVPIEKVGLIIGKGGETIRNLQTRSGARIQLIQPNGAEDQSSEKMVRVTGNKKQIETAREMIKEVMNQTVRPSPLSGGYNQQGYRPRGPIAQQWGPRGSHHAYFSGYDYPHRGLYPSQSSQYPPPSYGKYAPPQAPRGNFGPSWEQRPPASMHGPPQGSYNYGQQHGPDYSHSAPYPQAPSQHYGHGYNDAKYDHPASAQHYGHMNSQPTPYAPGGAHSGYGNQDQYGKPPMYGQAPHSQPYTQPRPTQPGEVPYQGPGSATQPYGQNIPSQQSYHYGSNAPMQQSYPPYGGTTDGYGHPPATASASAYPPQGGQPGYGQPGAQQPPAYSQSTPAATGYGSYPTAQPGYAEQPAANNTTYGYQGPTDEAYVAAAPATAAYPATATGQSGYAQTQPTYDQSGGYGNVPPAAAAYGTSASPQAAYQQYDSSQMYGAHR is encoded by the exons ATGGCTGATGAGAGCGTGATCACGCCGTCAGAAGCTAGCCCCGTAGCATCCGCCGGAGATGGCCACAAGAGGAAGCTCGAAGATTTTGACGCTCCTGAGGTTGTTACGGAGTCCGAGAACAGCTCGGATCGTGAAGCGGTGAAGAACGGATCGCAGGAGGAGGGGAATGGCGGTGTTGATGAATCTGAGACTAAACGGCCCCGTTTGGAGAGCAATGGGGATAATGTTGCCGAAGCTGATGAATCAG CAGTTCCACAAAATGGACACACGGAAGATGAAcctgaagaggaagaggatcctGAAGAGGATCCTGAGGAGGAACCTAAAGAGGAGAAAGAAGACGAACCTAAAGAAAAGTCTGAGCTGCCTGAAATTGAGGATACTAACGGCCAGTCTGTTGAGGCCcaagaacttgttgaaaaacCTCTTGAGACAGCCACTGAAGAAACAGCTCCTAATGACaatgagaaaactgatattggAAGTGTTGGAGAAGCAGGACAACCAAATGAAGAATCTGACGTAGAGCCATCCAGTCTTCCGAGAGAAGGGGATGTTCCAGTTGAGTCTGCTGACAGGCAGCCAGGTTCAGATACAATACTGTCGCGCAAAATGGAGGTTCCTAATGACAAG GTTGGAGTTCTTATAGGCAAGGCAGGGGATACAATTCGTTCCCTGCAGGATAATTCTGGTGCGAAAATTCAGATTGTGAGGGATGCAGATGCCGATCCACGAGCTGTATCTAGGCCTTTGGAACTAGTTGGAACCTTGGAAAGTATAAACCGGGCAGAAAGGTTGATAAAGGACGTGATTGCAGAG GCTGATGCTGGAGGGTCTCCCTCACTTGTTGCTCGAGGATTCAGGACTGATCAGGCTGCCAGTGGTGGCGAGCAACTTGAAATTCAAGTCCCAATTGAAAAG GTCGGTTTAATCATTGGGAAGGGTGGAGAAACAATCAGAAACTTGCAAACAAGATCTGGAGCTCGCATTCAG CTAATACAACCAAATGGCGCTGAAGACCAATCTAGTGAGAAGATGGTCCGTGTGACTGGTAACAAGAAGCAGATTGAGACTGCAAGAGAAATGATTAAAGAAGTTATGAATCAG ACTGTAAGACCATCACCTCTCTCTGGAGGATACAACCAGCAGGGATATCGTCCACGTGGGCCTATTGCTCAACAGTGGGGACCAAGGGGCTCTCATCATGCCTATTTTTCTGGTTACGACTACCCACACAGAGGACTATATCCTTCTCAGAGTTCACAATATCCTCCTCCATCATACGGTAAATACGCTCCCCCACAGGCTCCAAGAGGCAACTTCGGTCCAAGCTGGGAGCAAAGACCTCCAGCATCTATGCATGGACCTCCTCAG GGCAGTTACAATTACGGGCAGCAGCATGGCCCAGATTACAGTCATTCAGCCCCTTACCCTCAAGCACCTTCACAGCACTATGGACATGGGTATAATGATGCTAAATATGATCATCCTGCTTCAGCACAACATTATGGCCACATGAACTCTCAGCCAACACCGTATGCTCCAGGTGGTGCACACTCAGGTTACGGTAATCAGGACCAGTACGGTAAGCCACCCATGTACGGACAAGCACCTCATTCTCAGCCCTATACTCAACCTAGGCCTACTCAACCTGGAGAAGTGCCTTACCAAGGTCCTGGTTCAGCCACTCAACCATACGGTCAGAACATACCGTCTCAGCAGTCTTACCACTACGGGTCAAATGCACCTATGCAACAAAGCTATCCTCCATACGGGGGTACCACTGACGGATATGGCCATCCACCTGCCACAGCATCTGCTTCTGCATATCCTCCTCAAGGTGGTCAGCCTGGGTATGGTCAGCCAGGAGCTCAACAGCCACCTGCATATTCTCAATCAACACCTGCAGCAACAGGTTACGGTTCGTACCCCACTGCTCAACCTGGTTATGCCGAGCAACCAGCTGCCAATAATACAACATACGGGTATCAAGGCCCGACAGATGAGGCCTATGTTGCTGCTGCCCCAGCCACAGCAGCTTATCCCGCAACTGCTACTGGACAGTCTGGTTATGCTCAAACTCAGCCTACATATGATCAGTCTGGTGGCTATGGAAATGTGCCTCCAGCAGCAGCTGCTTATGGAACGAGTGCGTCACCCCAGGCTGCATATCAACAATATGATTCTAGTCAGATGTACGGTGCACATCGCTGA